Below is a window of Malus domestica chromosome 13, GDT2T_hap1 DNA.
gttcaaagaaatgaacgaatactttgttatataagaaacaatgaaatttgatcttgataattaaataggcaaatagtttcggattgaattgaatttttaccaagatgatctatgaatcgagactaacaaaataaacgGTTCGGATAATTGAAATTCGATATGAAGTgaaccccacacctaatccccattaaaaaaaaagggaatctCTTTGTATAAAGGGCCTAATCCGATGACTAATGCGGTATGCTAAACTAGGCCCATGTATCCAACTAACCCAAAACTTGGGTCGGGCCTAACTGACCATATAAACTTGGGCTGGGTCGAATTGACtcaaaaagtaaagaaaacaaaaattgggGCCCAAATGCAAATCGTTTCCAACCGTATGACGAACGTCCACCGGTTCAAGCAACAAGCTGCCACGTGTCGGATTTCCTCCAGCTTCCAATTTCGTCGGTCCAGTTTAAGGCGCTGAGGGAAATCGAGAGAAGTCCTTACTCGCGAAGCAAAGCATATTTCTGAAATCTCCCCAAAAACCAGAACCGGAAAGCGAGCAGCACAGAGATCCGATGGCATTGGAGTGGGTTGTCCTCGGCTACGCCGCCGCCGCGGAGGCGATCATGGTGCTCCTTCTCACGATCCCCGGCCTCGACGGCCTCCGCAAGGGCCTCGTCACCGTCACCCGCAACCTCCTCAAACCGTTTCTGTCGGTGGTGCCGTTCTGCCTCTTCTTGCTCATGGACATCTACTGGAAGTACGAGACTCGCCCGAGCTGCCATGGA
It encodes the following:
- the LOC103414375 gene encoding uncharacterized protein — protein: MALEWVVLGYAAAAEAIMVLLLTIPGLDGLRKGLVTVTRNLLKPFLSVVPFCLFLLMDIYWKYETRPSCHGDSCTPSEHLRHQKSIMKSQRNALLIAAALIFYWLLYTVTHLVVRIEQLNQRVERLKNRD